From a single Aquincola tertiaricarbonis genomic region:
- a CDS encoding MinD/ParA family protein encodes MTSTPIAKQARITAITSGKGGVGKTFVSANLAAAFAQRGEKVLVLDADLGLANLDVVLNLVPKITLHHVFTGQHTLAEATLPAPGGFSVLLAGSGMVEYSRLTPEVRDKLIEVVETVKPMYDRVLLDTGAGISDVVLYTVSLADEVLVVATPEPTSLTDAYATIKVLATTQGRRHIRMVCNQAGRPGEGRGICKQLQAVVDRYVNPGLDSPLQLEFVGELPSDGSVRDAVLRRELLMEAYPGSAAAQAVVALAAKMG; translated from the coding sequence ATGACCAGCACTCCCATCGCCAAGCAGGCGCGCATCACCGCCATCACCAGCGGCAAAGGCGGCGTCGGCAAGACCTTCGTTTCGGCCAACCTCGCCGCGGCCTTCGCGCAGCGCGGGGAAAAGGTGCTCGTGCTAGACGCCGACCTGGGCCTGGCCAACCTCGACGTGGTGCTCAACCTGGTGCCCAAGATCACGCTGCACCACGTGTTCACCGGCCAGCACACGCTGGCCGAGGCCACGCTGCCGGCGCCGGGCGGCTTCTCGGTGCTGCTGGCCGGCTCGGGCATGGTCGAGTACTCGCGGCTGACGCCCGAGGTGCGCGACAAGCTCATCGAGGTGGTCGAGACCGTCAAGCCGATGTACGACCGTGTGCTGCTGGACACCGGCGCCGGCATCTCCGACGTGGTGCTGTACACCGTGTCGCTGGCCGACGAGGTGCTGGTGGTGGCTACGCCCGAACCCACTTCGCTCACCGACGCCTACGCCACCATCAAGGTGCTGGCCACCACGCAGGGCCGCCGTCACATCCGCATGGTGTGCAACCAGGCCGGCCGGCCGGGTGAAGGCCGCGGCATCTGCAAGCAGCTGCAGGCCGTGGTCGACCGCTATGTGAACCCGGGGCTGGACAGCCCGCTGCAGCTGGAATTCGTCGGCGAGCTGCCCAGCGACGGCAGCGTGCGCGACGCGGTGCTGCGCCGCGAGCTGCTGATGGAAGCCTACCCGGGCTCGGCCGCCGCCCAGGCCGTCGTCGCGCTGGCGGCGAAAATGGGCTGA
- a CDS encoding GGDEF domain-containing protein, producing the protein MTVTALTPRQPPSPPSPLSAGLQLEAALSLLKQAGREELPGEAGSPEWLQSIIDALCDLSVRDALTGLANRRHFEMALGREVDRVARSGEPALLLVLDIDHFKQVNDTFGHAAGDLVLKWVAGVLGECVRPMDTVARVGGEEFAIILPNCPPAFGPTVAERVRRRIERDPVAIRAEAGTVHRLPVTVSIGGAFAPQWVRSTALLWMERADVQLYRAKAEGRNRFCLEPVAVSLVSAEEKGMLFSGSQFQDL; encoded by the coding sequence ATGACCGTGACCGCCTTGACCCCGCGCCAGCCCCCGAGCCCGCCGTCCCCGCTCAGTGCCGGGCTGCAGCTCGAGGCCGCGTTGTCCCTGCTCAAGCAGGCCGGCCGTGAAGAGCTGCCCGGTGAAGCGGGTAGTCCCGAATGGCTGCAGTCCATCATTGATGCGCTGTGCGACCTGTCGGTGCGCGACGCCCTCACCGGCCTGGCCAACCGCCGTCACTTCGAGATGGCGCTGGGCCGCGAAGTCGACCGCGTGGCCCGCTCCGGCGAGCCGGCGCTGCTGCTGGTGCTGGACATCGACCATTTCAAGCAGGTGAACGACACCTTCGGCCATGCGGCCGGCGACCTCGTGCTCAAGTGGGTGGCGGGGGTGCTGGGCGAATGCGTGCGGCCAATGGACACCGTCGCCCGGGTGGGCGGCGAGGAGTTCGCCATCATCCTGCCCAACTGCCCGCCCGCCTTCGGCCCCACCGTGGCCGAGCGCGTGCGCCGGCGCATCGAGCGTGACCCCGTCGCCATCCGCGCCGAGGCCGGCACGGTGCACCGTCTGCCCGTCACCGTCAGCATCGGTGGTGCGTTCGCGCCGCAGTGGGTGCGTTCCACCGCCTTGCTGTGGATGGAGCGCGCCGACGTGCAGCTCTACCGGGCCAAGGCCGAAGGGCGCAACCGTTTCTGCCTGGAGCCGGTGGCCGTATCACTGGTCAGCGCTGAAGAAAAAGGGATGCTGTTCAGCGGCTCCCAGTTCCAGGACCTGTGA
- a CDS encoding CheR family methyltransferase, producing MNTVASPSRATEAFATGRADQEFPFEKADFERVRTLIYQRAGISLHEGKQAMVYSRLCRRLRETGHTSFSSYLQWLEQHSGGSGDVEWQEFINCLTTNLTSFFREAHHFEALATDLRERAGRPLRIWCNATSTGEEPYTIAMTVAETLGNGANVKITATDIDTKVLDTARRGVYDANARGLSPERLKRHFMRGTGQNAGLMRVKPELARMIEFKTFNLMSITWQFGEPFDLVFCRNVMIYFDAPTQRRVLERTHAVMRPGSLLYVGHSENFSESRDLFRLRGKTIYERL from the coding sequence ATGAACACCGTTGCATCCCCTTCGCGTGCCACTGAAGCCTTTGCCACCGGCCGGGCGGACCAGGAGTTTCCGTTCGAGAAGGCCGACTTCGAGCGCGTGCGCACCCTGATCTACCAGCGCGCGGGCATCAGCCTGCACGAAGGCAAGCAGGCCATGGTGTACAGCCGGCTGTGCCGCCGGCTGCGTGAAACCGGCCACACCTCGTTCAGCAGCTACCTGCAGTGGCTGGAGCAGCACAGCGGCGGCAGCGGCGACGTGGAATGGCAGGAATTCATCAACTGCCTGACCACCAACCTCACCTCCTTCTTCCGCGAGGCGCACCACTTCGAGGCGCTGGCCACCGACCTGCGGGAGCGCGCGGGCCGGCCGCTGCGCATCTGGTGCAACGCCACCTCCACCGGCGAAGAGCCCTACACCATCGCGATGACGGTGGCCGAGACGCTGGGCAACGGTGCCAACGTCAAGATCACCGCCACCGACATCGACACCAAGGTGCTGGACACCGCCCGCCGCGGCGTCTACGACGCCAATGCGCGCGGCCTGTCGCCCGAGCGGCTCAAACGCCACTTCATGCGCGGCACCGGCCAGAACGCCGGCCTGATGCGGGTCAAGCCCGAGCTGGCGCGCATGATCGAGTTCAAGACTTTCAATCTGATGTCGATCACATGGCAGTTCGGCGAGCCCTTCGACCTCGTCTTCTGCCGCAACGTGATGATCTATTTCGACGCCCCCACCCAACGCCGTGTGCTGGAGCGCACCCATGCCGTGATGCGCCCGGGCAGCCTGCTGTACGTGGGGC